A region from the Chrysoperla carnea chromosome 4, inChrCarn1.1, whole genome shotgun sequence genome encodes:
- the LOC123298372 gene encoding protein king tubby 1, producing the protein MDSLNVRNSKLEQQRQIMEQKMRQKRQTPIMVQSTNIRPSSLRVTSAHRGKELHAYDGPMQYMMSPENPDQLNISATPQVQGLDLDIEEMTLPSNETNDVEDEESTPIPLTPDNCLNSSIVPANEQPTFISAQPQVSAELEGDIEGNVEKFVLEPANQKMLYKCRITRDRKGMDRGLYPTYFLHLERDYGKKVFLLAGRKRKKSTTSNYLISTDPTDLSRTADSFVGKLRSNLLGTQFTVYDNGVAPRRNDGRGDGPSVRQELAAVIYDTNVLGFKGPRKMTVILPGMTQDFRRVDIIPQDDSETLLESWKTKNMYKIIELHNKTPVWNEDTQSYVLNFHGRVTQASVKNFQIVHDSDVDYIVMQFGRVAEDVFTMDYRYPMCALQAFAIALSSFDSKLACE; encoded by the exons ATGGATTcattaaatgtaagaaattcgAAACTAGAACAGCAg AGACAAATTATGGAACAAAAAATGCGTCAAAAAAGACAAACACCAATTATGGTACAATCCACAAACATTCGACCATCAAGTTTAAGGGTTACTTCAGCGCATCGGGGTAAAGAACTACacg CGTATGATGGGCCTATGCAATATATGATGTCTCCAGAAAATCCAGATCAATTAAATATATCCGCAACACCTCAGGTTCAAG gGCTAGATTTAGATATTGAAGAAATGACACTAccttcaaatgaaacaaatgaTGTCGAGGATGAAGAGTCCACTCCAATTCCACTTACACCTGATAATTGTTTGAATTCATCAATTGTTCCGGCCAACGAACAGCCTACATTTATTAGTGCCCAACCCCAAGTG AGTGCAGAATTGGAAGGTGATATTGAAGGAAATGTAGAAAAATTCGTACTAGAACCCGCAAATCAAAAAATGCTTTATAAGTGTCGTATAACACGAGATCGTAAAGGAATGGATCGTGGCTTATATCcaacatattttttacatttagaacGTGATTATggtaaaaaagtatttctatTGGCAggtagaaaaagaaaaaagagtactacaagtaattatttaatatcgacTGATCCAACTGACCTATCACGAACCGCGGATTCATTTGTTGGAAAATTAAGATCAAATTTATTAGGTACACAATTTACAGTATATGACAATGGTGTTGCACCACGTCGAAACGATGGTCGAGGTGATGGTCCAAGTGTACGACAAGAATTGGCAGCtgttatttacgatacaaatGTGTTAGGTTTTAAAGGACCTAGAAAAATGACTGTTATATTACCAGGTATGACACAAGATTTTCGTCGTGTCGATATAATTCCACAAGACGATAGTGAAACGTTGTTAGAAagttggaaaactaaaaatatgtacaaaattattgaattacataataaaacacCAGTGTGGAATGAAGATACACAAagttatgtattaaattttcatggtCGTGTGACACAAgcgtcagtgaaaaattttcaaattgttcaTGACAGTGATGTTGATTATATTGTTATGCAATTTGGCAGAGTCGCAGAAGATGTATTTACAATGGATTACCGTTATCCAATGTGCGCTTTGCAAGCCTTTGCAATTGCCTTGAGTAGTTTTGATAGCAAATTAGCTTGTGagtaa
- the LOC123297912 gene encoding uncharacterized protein LOC123297912: protein MTSNRNANKNSLKFVVYEDELSDYNDDSDGLEIDECPSPRKKKSLLQLDSNEKAVLENIDKEIDKQLEEKAANTNMSAQNVKNILKHIITNEQVLALVRNSANDEPFRTENLTFEPKLTRAKVKELFKNQAAPLRTNKSEIHVLIDQELPEDEEDDEYIPGEDESDDDQSTLVSDLDSQPATPATPSNSYSADCSTQTSWTDDGVFKVPTKVLKSPSVSISKPTQENIALRTRSKLSLSDTPLECIEQAFIPPDITTDMYDIECDDDDWRNFLKEFTLPLQAVTTATNEDDDEADPEYNILADEEIDAVDKEELRADRGVKVTKRELNDLVAELFDFADLFTPPCPNDETTENDSETQPAITENKPQNDKQEMPSTSQNNTTTEPETSQPILIEYPAVYSPCNVISKQQILLLEQQLRQHVQLLTQNFLQTYKHPIYNQFSENVKEMVTEIGLKAKKNPKSCLNAENLKNALKLMKFWEDKISSNDTDTQEMMKFVDAQIKRFITYKERKYTTMQPKLPPLLLQTISKSDVFMYPFLLPCMPFLPVVSAPSSNSNRIVYTLSEDSLIAIGLEQFISYLHAEKLVKNGKASIIDACTLIVRFLMPAKDFMSLRAHVLALKNGKKTDNPINYYFKHKVAPPTTHYVLPTYQCIPVNRQNKDILNEPWKSFIYPEPKRNSLDQIKPFLSDNSTQLRVPIPSPKLYSKSIRNRIPKRWKPKVKSPKYVKFKSIILKDTTPVKIIRNESISPSIQLKSKSPGAKLIANTFIMLPSMPGLSPFKQTPMKTSENIENCDEIVVVKESSSTSDINSDSNVCNEVAPTRGEKKLSKNIPENCNPEEKKGKDVETSTPTKGNCTLKTKPKITASEKKKAKQQKEYETVRALLSPESPKVAEEKANNFAHAYFNKVKERLTQNSPEDYNLFLATLSDHDESSDSVTDLYSKVTAILSPKHPDLCEEFITFLTPAQAKEIEKLIPYYMFSKMATFLRKLETYYNKQPAQIRKIYNSLVELSGQDGVNIDLVKTTILPLLKGNTYLIDYFLQIFSEEKPPQSLMTVWEDIDYDSTTSKNVEENVECFESLKVPDMDDPYGTMTCICTCHNSPNEEYSSRNRHCLSCGTKFIQGKVFIQTGKGPKPVSVTFPDCSMEEQNKRLCIAHKNRSKRRSEAVSPKSTPFSPSKHSHNEFDDDEHFGTKSNKNSPKKLTKSPKTNSSRKFSLIKSRKSDVRKGDKDEVKKGDMENNVSQKKYKSNLNFTKKDVPIKSNVKIDSTRTENDVDSMAITPGDNVDNENNKKIEKSDQEPTPMEWDDCNASVESIELKLSPNRSVESSDLCEESSQDLSEGNEDIPATCSESENDSIVEAESIHSDSSVSDNQEVTKQISFGWTRDEDKIILKTFQQECDSENKFDIIGELLPHRTIPEIRERFQTLMNLLLKITKSNM, encoded by the exons CggttttagaaaatattgataaGGAAATTGACAAACAATTGGAAGAAAAAGCTGCAAACACAAATATGAGTGcccaaaatgttaaaaatatattgaaa caTATCATAACAAATGAACAAGTTTTAGCGCTTGTTAGAAATTCAGCAAATGACGAACCATTTAGAacagaaaatttaacatttgaaCCGAAGCTTACCAGAGCTAAAGTGAA agaattgtttaaaaatcaggCTGCTCCGTTACGAACTAATAAATCCGAAATTCATGTTCTTATTGATCAAGAACTACCCGAAGACGAAGAAGATGATGAATACATACCTGGCGAGGATGAG AGCGATGATGACCAGAGCACGCTTGTAAGTGATTTGGATTCACAACCTGCAACTCCAGCAACTCCTTCAAACTCATACTCTGCAGATTGTAGTACACAGACATCTTGGACTGATGATGGTGTATTTAAAGTCCCAACAAAAGTATTAAAGTCCCCGTCTGTGAGTATTTCAAAACCAACGCAAGAAAATATCGCACTTCGTACCAGATCAAAATTATCACTTAGTGATACACCTTTAGAATGTATTGAACAAGCTTTTATACCACCAGATATCACTACGGATATGTATGATATTGAATGTGACGATGATGATTggcgaaattttttaaaagagtttACATTACCCTTACAAGCTGTTACTACTGCAACTAATGAAGATGACGATGAAGCTGATCCTGAATATAATATCTTGGCTGATGAAGAAATCGATGCTG tcGATAAAGAAGAATTAAGAGCAGATAGAGGTGTTAAAGTAACAAAACGtgaattgaatgatttagttGCTGAATTATTTGATTTCGCTGACTTATTTACTCCACCCTGTCCAAATGATGAGACAACAGAAAACGATTCCGAAACGCAACCAGCTATCACAGAGAATAAGCCTCAAAATGATAAGCAAGAAATGCCTTCAACGTCTCAAAATAat ACTACTACAGAACCAGAAACTAGTCAACCCATACTCATCGAATATCCTGCTGTCTATAGTCCATGTAACGTCATTAGTAAAcagcaaattttattattggaacAACAATTAAGACAACATGTTCAACTATTAACGCAAAATTTTCTGCAAACCTATAAGCAtcctatttataatcaattttccgAAAACGTAAAAGAAATGGtg aCAGAAATTGGTTTAAAGGCAAAGAAAAATCCAAAATCTTGTTTAAatgcagaaaatttaaaaaatgctttgaaattaatgaaattttgggAAGATAAAATTTCGAGTAATGATACTGACACACAAGAAATGATGAA GTTTGTTGATGCCCAAATAAAAAGATT CATAACATATAAGGAACGAAAATATACTACAATGCAACCAAAATTACCACCGTTACTTTTACAAACCATATCAAAGAGTGATGTATTTATGTATCCATTTTTATTGCCATGCATGCCATTCTTACCAGTGGTATCTGCTCCATCATCGAATAGTAATAGGATAGTTTATACATTATCAGAAGATTC tttaatagcAATTGGATTGGAACAGTTTATCAGTTATTTACACGCAGAAAAGTTAGTAAAAAATGGAAAAGCATCAATAATCGATGCATGTACATTAATTGTACGATTTTTAATGCCAGCAAAAGATTTTATGAGTTTGCGAGCTCACGTTCTCgctttgaaaaatggaaaaaaaactgataatcCAATAAATTACTACTTTAAACACAAAGTCGCACCGCCAACAACTCATTATGTGCTACCCACGTATCAGTGTATTCCAGTGAACCGACAGaacaaagatattttaaatgaaccatggaaaagttttatttatccAGAACCAAAACGTAATTCGTTAGAC CAAATTAAACCGTTTTTATCAGACAATTCAACCCAATTAAGGGTTCCTATTCCATCACCGAAACTCTATAGCAAATCAATACGAAATCGTATACCAAAACGCTGGAAACCTAAAGTCAAGTCACCGAAATATGTTAAATTCAAATCGATCATTCTAAAAGATACAACGCCTGTGAAAATTATACGAAATGAATCGATATCACCAAGCATTCAACTAAAATCGAAGTCTCCAGGTGCTAAATTGATTGCTAATACATTCATCATGTTGCCTAGTATGCCGGGGCTCAGTCCTTTTAAACAAACACCTATGAAAACttcagaaaatattgaaaattgtgatGAAATTGTAGTGGTAAAAGAATCGTCGTCAACATCAGATATCAATTCAGATTCTAATGTATGTAATGAAGTAGCACCTACAAgaggtgaaaaaaaattaagcaaaaatATTCCAGAAAATTGTAACccagaagaaaaaaaa gGTAAAGATGTCGAAACCAGTACACCTACTAAAGGCAATTGTACCTTAAAGACAAAACCAAAGATAACAGCTTCCGAAAAGAAAAAAGCCAAGCAGCAGAAAGAATATGAAACAGTCAGAGCATTACTGTCCCCTGAAAGTCCTAAAGTAGCCGAAGAAAAAGCGAATA attTCGCACATGCCTATTTCAATAAAGTGAAAGAACGTTTAACCCAGAATTCTCCAGaagattacaatttatttttagcaaCTTTAAGTGATCATGATGAGTCTTCCGATAGTGTAACAGATCTCTACAGTAAAGTTACAGCTATTTTAAGTCCAAAACATCCCGATTTATGTGAagaatttataacatttttaacacCTGCTCAAGccaaagaaattgaaaaattgatacCATATtacatgttttcaaaaatgGCAACATTTCTTCGAAAATTGGAAACATATTACAATAAACAACCAGcacaaataagaaaaatttataatagtttagtGGAACTCAGTGGACAAGACGGTGTAAATATTGATTTGGTTAAAACCACAATACTACCGTTGTTGAAAGGAAATacttatttaattgattattttttgcaaatattttctgAAGAAAAACCACCCCAaag tttaatgaCGGTATGGGAAGATATCGATTATGATTCCACAACAAGCAAAAATGTAGAAGAAAATGTTGAATGTTTTGAATCATTGAAAGTACCAGATATGGATGATCCATATGGAACCATGACTTGTATATGCACATGTCATAATTCACCCAACGAAGAATACTCTTCCCGCAATCGCCATTGTTTATCTTGTGGAACAAAG TTTATTCAAGGAAAAGTATTTATTCAAACTGGTAAAGGTCCTAAACCTGTGAGTGTTACATTCCCGGATTGTTCAATGGAAGAACAGAATAAACGATTATGTATCGCTCACAAGAATCGATCTAAACGAAGATCAGAAGCTGTGTCACCTAAATCAACACCATTTTCACCATCAAAACATTCACATAATGAATTCGATGACGATGAGCATTTTGgtacaaaaagtaataaaaattcaccaaaaaaattaacgaaatcaCCTAAAACTAACTCGTCTCGAAAATTCTCATTAATCAAATCTCGAAAAAGTGATGTTAGAAAAGGTGATAAGGATGAAGTCAAAAAAGGTGATATGGAAAATAATGTTAGCCAGAAAAAGTATAAgtcaaatttaaactttacgAAAAAAGATGTACCGATTAAATCGAATGTCAAAATAGATTCTACTCGAACTGAAAATGATGTTGATTCAATGGCAATAACACCTGGGGATAATgttgataatgaaaataataaaaaaattgaaaaaagtgatCAAGAACCAACACCCATGGAGTGGGATGATTGTAATGCATCGGTTGAgtcaattgaattaaaattaagtcCAAATCGAAGTGTTGAAAGTTCTGATTTATGTGAAGAATCCTCACAAGATTTATCAGAAGGCAACGAAGATATTCCCGCAACATGTTCAGAGAGTGAAAATGATTCAATTGTTGAAGCGGAAAGTATTCACAGTGATTCAAGTGTATCAGATAATCAGGAAGTTactaaacaaatttcatttggATGGACTCGCGACgaggataaaattattttaaaaacatttcaacaagaatgtgatagtgagaataaatttgatattattggtGAATTATTACCACACAGGACTATTCCTGAAATACGCGAACGTTTTCAAACTTTAATGaatttgttgttgaaaataacaaaaagtaa catgtaa